A genome region from Paracoccus stylophorae includes the following:
- a CDS encoding Ppx/GppA family phosphatase produces MNGVRTATGKKIEPLGKMFAKLPKRALTRVGVVDVGSNSIRLVVFDGAARSPAYFYNEKVMAGLGAEMAATGRLNPAGIERGFAALRRFATLARSMQIEPLTCVATAAVREAADGPEFQERVERETGIRMLVIDGEEEARLSAQGVLLGWPDAKGLVCDIGGNSLELAEVEGGKVGRRVSAPLGPFRLQQVKGGADGLRDHIRAIMADLADRMGTEHERVYLVGGSWRAIARLDMERRQYPMTVLHEYRMTPEAVAETVGWIAATPLADLRARVSISSSRMELVPLAAQVLSELVGTFAPAELAVSSYGIREGLLYEHMTDSLRRRDPLIEAARFTERQMARMPGFGKKLYQFLHPIFADAPPERERLIRAACLLHDTTWRAHPDYRAEACFDNVTRANMAALSHSERVFLGLALLHRYKNNRSESPMARLFALLSDDEVRDAETLGKAMRFGAMFAIEDPADAGALKLTDKGTRLRLTLTKTGRSLMGEVAHSRFRSLCSSMGVEAVVSD; encoded by the coding sequence ATGAACGGCGTGCGGACAGCCACCGGCAAGAAGATCGAGCCTCTGGGCAAGATGTTTGCAAAGCTGCCCAAGCGGGCGCTGACGCGGGTGGGCGTGGTCGATGTGGGATCGAACTCGATCCGGCTGGTCGTGTTCGACGGGGCCGCGCGATCGCCGGCCTATTTCTACAACGAAAAGGTGATGGCGGGCCTGGGCGCGGAGATGGCCGCGACGGGGCGGCTGAACCCGGCCGGGATCGAACGCGGCTTTGCGGCGCTGCGCCGGTTCGCCACGCTGGCCCGCAGCATGCAGATCGAGCCGTTGACCTGCGTGGCCACCGCCGCCGTGCGCGAGGCCGCCGACGGGCCCGAGTTCCAGGAACGGGTCGAACGCGAGACCGGCATCCGCATGCTGGTCATCGACGGCGAGGAAGAGGCGCGGCTGTCGGCGCAGGGCGTGTTGCTGGGCTGGCCGGATGCCAAGGGGCTGGTCTGCGACATCGGCGGCAACTCTCTGGAACTGGCCGAGGTCGAGGGGGGCAAGGTCGGCCGCCGGGTCAGCGCGCCATTGGGTCCGTTCCGCTTGCAGCAGGTCAAGGGCGGGGCGGACGGGCTGCGCGACCATATCCGCGCGATCATGGCCGATCTGGCCGACCGGATGGGCACCGAACACGAACGGGTCTATCTGGTCGGTGGGTCATGGCGCGCCATCGCCCGGCTGGACATGGAACGCCGCCAATATCCGATGACGGTGCTGCACGAATACCGCATGACGCCCGAGGCGGTGGCCGAGACGGTGGGCTGGATCGCAGCGACCCCGCTGGCCGATCTGCGCGCGCGGGTCAGCATCTCCTCCTCGCGGATGGAGCTTGTGCCGCTGGCCGCGCAGGTGCTGTCGGAACTGGTCGGGACGTTCGCGCCGGCCGAGCTGGCGGTCAGCAGCTATGGCATCCGCGAGGGCTTGTTATACGAACACATGACCGACAGCCTGCGCCGCCGCGACCCGCTGATCGAGGCCGCGCGCTTCACCGAACGGCAGATGGCGCGGATGCCCGGCTTCGGCAAGAAGCTGTATCAGTTCCTGCACCCGATCTTCGCCGATGCCCCGCCCGAACGCGAACGCCTGATCCGCGCCGCCTGCCTGCTGCACGACACGACCTGGCGCGCTCATCCCGATTACCGGGCCGAGGCCTGTTTCGACAATGTCACCCGCGCCAACATGGCCGCGCTGAGCCATTCGGAACGGGTATTCCTGGGTCTGGCGCTGCTGCATCGTTACAAGAACAACCGCTCGGAATCGCCGATGGCGCGGCTGTTCGCGCTGCTGTCCGACGATGAAGTCCGCGATGCCGAGACGCTTGGCAAGGCGATGCGGTTCGGCGCGATGTTCGCCATCGAGGACCCGGCCGATGCGGGCGCGCTGAAGCTGACGGACAAGGGCACGCGGCTGCGCCTGACCCTGACGAAGACCGGCCGCAGCCTGATGGGCGAGGTCGCACATTCGCGGTTCCGGTCGCTGTGCAGCTCGATGGGGGTCGAGGCGGTGGTCAGCGACTGA
- a CDS encoding DUF2937 family protein: protein MIGALRLVTALACAAVLSQFPAFSDQYVQRLGGQVDALARVAADFDASARRAGLTRSQALADLTGSDFRDAHQADMRRSLARLDHARADLAMLRIAGPLERLLLPHRMRDPDTIAATWGDFRPALPLGVAGLGAAAIGFALGWLLTGVAGALLRRRRRDTLGWR, encoded by the coding sequence ATGATCGGGGCGCTGCGACTGGTCACGGCGCTGGCCTGCGCCGCGGTTCTGTCGCAGTTTCCCGCATTTTCCGATCAGTATGTGCAGCGTCTGGGCGGACAGGTCGATGCGCTGGCCCGCGTCGCCGCCGATTTCGACGCCAGCGCGCGGCGCGCGGGGCTGACACGGTCGCAGGCGCTGGCCGACCTGACCGGCAGCGATTTCCGCGACGCCCATCAGGCCGACATGCGCCGCAGCCTTGCCCGGCTGGATCACGCCCGCGCCGATCTTGCCATGCTGCGGATCGCCGGTCCGCTGGAACGGCTGCTGCTGCCGCACCGGATGCGCGACCCCGACACGATTGCCGCGACCTGGGGCGATTTCCGCCCGGCGCTGCCGCTGGGCGTGGCCGGGCTGGGGGCGGCGGCCATCGGTTTCGCGCTGGGCTGGCTGCTGACCGGGGTTGCCGGCGCGTTGTTGCGCCGCCGCCGTCGCGACACGCTGGGCTGGCGCTGA
- a CDS encoding ABC transporter substrate-binding protein: MKKLLLATAAGALIAGAAGAEDIKMGMSLGFTGPLESMAPAMRDGAQLAMKEVSDSGLLLDGSTVTPVEGDSTCADAAAATATVERLITAEGVKGIVGGMCSGETIATLENVAKPNGVVMISPSATSPALSTIDDNGLFFRTSPSDARQGEVMANIIMEKGIDTVAVTYTNNDYGKGLADSFQAAFEEKGGTVTVSSAHDDGKADYSAEVAALASAGGDALVVAGYVDQGGSGVVRAALDTGAFDTFVFPDGMIGNALVENFGSEIDGSFGQNPAAEGEGRDKYIEMAKEAGFDGSNVFSAESYDAAALMLLAMAAAGSSDPGVYKDKIMDIANEPGEKIMPGELAKAIEILNDGGEVDYVGATSVEFIEPGESAGVYREVSFNNGEMEIVGYR, from the coding sequence ATGAAAAAGCTTCTTCTGGCCACCGCGGCCGGAGCACTGATCGCCGGCGCCGCCGGGGCCGAGGACATCAAGATGGGCATGTCGCTGGGCTTCACCGGGCCGCTGGAATCCATGGCGCCCGCAATGCGCGACGGCGCGCAGCTGGCAATGAAGGAAGTCAGCGATTCGGGCCTGCTGCTGGACGGCTCGACCGTCACCCCGGTCGAAGGCGATTCGACCTGCGCCGACGCGGCGGCGGCCACCGCCACCGTCGAACGCCTGATCACCGCCGAAGGCGTGAAGGGCATCGTCGGCGGGATGTGTTCGGGCGAAACCATCGCGACGCTGGAAAACGTCGCCAAGCCGAACGGCGTGGTGATGATCTCGCCCTCGGCGACGTCGCCGGCGCTGTCCACCATCGACGATAACGGCCTGTTCTTCCGCACCTCGCCGTCCGATGCGCGGCAGGGCGAGGTGATGGCCAACATCATCATGGAAAAGGGCATCGACACCGTCGCCGTCACCTATACCAACAACGATTACGGCAAGGGGCTGGCCGACAGCTTCCAGGCCGCGTTCGAGGAAAAGGGCGGCACCGTCACGGTCAGCAGCGCCCATGACGACGGCAAGGCCGACTACTCGGCCGAGGTTGCGGCGCTGGCATCAGCCGGCGGCGACGCGCTGGTGGTCGCGGGCTATGTCGATCAGGGCGGTTCGGGCGTGGTGCGCGCCGCGCTGGACACGGGCGCGTTTGACACGTTCGTCTTCCCCGACGGCATGATCGGCAACGCGCTGGTCGAGAATTTCGGCAGCGAGATCGACGGCAGCTTCGGCCAGAACCCCGCCGCCGAGGGCGAGGGGCGCGACAAGTATATCGAGATGGCCAAGGAAGCCGGCTTCGACGGATCGAACGTGTTCTCGGCCGAATCCTACGACGCCGCCGCGCTGATGCTGCTGGCGATGGCCGCCGCAGGCAGCAGCGATCCGGGCGTCTACAAGGACAAGATCATGGATATCGCCAACGAACCCGGCGAAAAGATCATGCCCGGCGAACTGGCCAAGGCGATCGAGATCCTCAATGACGGCGGCGAGGTCGATTATGTCGGCGCCACGTCCGTCGAATTCATCGAACCCGGCGAATCCGCCGGCGTCTATCGCGAGGTCTCGTTCAACAACGGCGAAATGGAGATTGTCGGCTATCGCTGA
- a CDS encoding RNA degradosome polyphosphate kinase, giving the protein MTQADFLRTPFPPPRELPDGPPTGPARFFNRELSWLSFNWRVLDEARNARVPLLERLRFVSISAANLDEFYTVRVAGLRELVREGHNSISDDGLTAAEQLGLINADARRLMAAQQGVWTRLRREMEQQGIVILSRSRLTRAEEDFLHRHFENKVLPVLSPLAIDPAHPFPFIPNTGFSLALELAPEGKGRRMQALLPIPAQLQRFVPLPGGQRFLRLEDLLLMHLSSLFPGYRDIGHCAFRVLRDSDLEVEEEAEDLVREFETALKRRRRGSVIRLKITAGAPDNLRRLIMEELGVIPDEVIEVEGLLGMADLRELVLDSRRDLLWPVFTPRVPERVQDHDGDMFAAIRQKDMLLHHPYETFDMVVRFLAQAARDPDVLAIKQTLYRTSRDSPIVEALCEAAESGKSVTALVELKARFDEAANIRQSRRLERAGAHVVYGFVNYKTHAKISTVVRREGDNLVTYTHYGTGNYHPITARIYTDLSLFTCDPALGRDATKVFNYLSGYVQPEGLENLAISPIDLKDRLLSLIAREAEYARQGRPAAIWAKMNSLIEKDVIEALYAASAAGVKISLVIRGICGIRPGIKGLSDNIRVKSIIGRYLEHSRIVCFGNGHGLPSGKARVFFSSADWMGRNMTRRVETLVECHNETVKAQIVSQIMAANLADEAQSWLLHPDGRFVRYLPDGRDDLFDCHRFFMENPSLSGRGTAGARDVPALTHSPD; this is encoded by the coding sequence ATGACACAGGCCGATTTCCTTCGCACCCCGTTTCCGCCCCCGCGCGAATTGCCGGACGGTCCGCCGACGGGGCCGGCGCGGTTCTTCAACCGCGAACTCAGCTGGCTGTCCTTCAACTGGCGGGTGCTGGACGAGGCGCGCAACGCCCGTGTGCCGCTGCTGGAACGGCTGCGCTTCGTGTCGATCAGCGCCGCCAATCTGGACGAGTTCTATACCGTCCGCGTGGCCGGCCTGCGCGAACTGGTGCGCGAGGGGCATAACAGCATCTCGGATGACGGGCTGACGGCGGCCGAACAGCTTGGCCTGATCAACGCCGATGCGCGCCGGCTGATGGCCGCGCAGCAGGGCGTCTGGACCCGCCTGCGCCGCGAGATGGAACAGCAGGGCATCGTGATCCTGTCCCGCTCGCGCCTGACCCGCGCGGAAGAGGATTTCCTGCACCGCCATTTCGAGAACAAGGTCCTGCCGGTGCTGTCGCCCCTGGCCATCGACCCGGCGCATCCGTTCCCCTTCATCCCCAATACCGGCTTTTCGCTGGCGCTGGAACTGGCGCCCGAGGGCAAGGGGCGGCGGATGCAGGCGCTGCTGCCGATCCCGGCGCAGTTGCAGCGTTTCGTGCCGCTGCCCGGCGGCCAGCGTTTCCTGCGGCTTGAGGATCTGTTGCTGATGCATCTGTCCAGCCTGTTCCCCGGCTATCGCGATATCGGGCATTGCGCGTTCCGGGTGCTGCGCGACAGCGATCTGGAGGTCGAGGAAGAGGCCGAGGATCTGGTCCGCGAATTCGAGACCGCGTTGAAGCGTCGCCGCCGCGGCAGCGTGATCCGGCTGAAGATCACGGCCGGCGCGCCCGACAATCTGCGCCGGCTGATCATGGAGGAGCTGGGCGTCATCCCCGACGAGGTGATCGAGGTCGAGGGGTTGCTGGGCATGGCCGATCTGCGCGAACTGGTGCTGGACAGCCGCCGCGACCTGCTGTGGCCGGTCTTCACCCCGCGCGTCCCCGAACGGGTGCAGGATCACGACGGCGACATGTTCGCGGCGATCCGGCAAAAGGACATGCTGCTGCATCACCCCTATGAGACGTTCGACATGGTGGTGCGGTTTCTGGCGCAGGCCGCGCGCGATCCCGACGTTCTGGCGATCAAGCAGACGCTGTATCGCACCAGCCGCGACAGCCCCATCGTCGAGGCGCTGTGCGAGGCCGCCGAATCCGGCAAATCGGTGACCGCGCTGGTCGAACTGAAGGCGCGGTTCGACGAGGCCGCCAATATCCGCCAGTCGCGGCGGCTGGAACGCGCCGGCGCGCATGTCGTCTATGGGTTCGTGAACTACAAGACCCACGCCAAGATCAGCACCGTCGTCCGGCGCGAGGGCGACAACCTGGTCACCTATACCCATTACGGCACCGGCAATTATCATCCGATCACCGCCCGCATCTATACCGATCTGTCGCTGTTCACCTGCGATCCGGCACTGGGGCGCGACGCGACCAAGGTTTTCAACTATCTGTCGGGATATGTTCAGCCCGAGGGTCTGGAGAACCTGGCGATCTCGCCCATCGACCTGAAGGACCGGCTGCTGTCGCTGATCGCGCGCGAGGCGGAATATGCCCGTCAGGGACGGCCGGCCGCGATCTGGGCCAAGATGAATTCCCTGATCGAAAAGGACGTGATCGAGGCGCTGTATGCGGCCAGCGCGGCGGGCGTGAAGATCAGCCTGGTGATTCGCGGGATCTGCGGAATCAGACCCGGGATCAAGGGGCTGTCGGACAATATTCGCGTCAAGTCGATCATCGGGCGCTATCTGGAACATTCGCGGATCGTGTGTTTCGGCAACGGCCACGGCCTGCCGTCGGGTAAGGCGCGGGTGTTCTTTTCCTCGGCCGACTGGATGGGCCGCAACATGACGCGGCGGGTCGAGACGCTGGTGGAATGTCACAACGAGACGGTGAAGGCGCAGATCGTCAGCCAGATCATGGCCGCCAACCTGGCCGACGAGGCGCAAAGCTGGCTTCTGCATCCGGACGGGCGTTTCGTCCGCTATCTGCCCGATGGGCGCGACGATCTGTTCGACTGTCACCGCTTCTTCATGGAAAACCCCTCGCTGTCGGGGCGCGGCACGGCGGGGGCGCGCGATGTGCCGGCGCTGACCCATTCGCCGGATTGA
- the groL gene encoding chaperonin GroEL (60 kDa chaperone family; promotes refolding of misfolded polypeptides especially under stressful conditions; forms two stacked rings of heptamers to form a barrel-shaped 14mer; ends can be capped by GroES; misfolded proteins enter the barrel where they are refolded when GroES binds): MAGKEVKFGTDARDRMLKGVNVLADAVKVTLGPKGRNVVIDKSFGAPRITKDGVTVAKEIELSDKFENMGAQMVREVAARTNDEAGDGTTTATVLAQSIVKEGMKAVAAGMNPMDLKRGIDLATTKVVEAIKAASRPVNDSDEVAQVGTISANGEASIGRQIADAMQKVGNEGVITVEENKGMETEVEVVEGMQFDRGYLSPYFVTNPDKMVADLEDCYILLHEKKLSSLQPMVPLLESVIQSQKPLLIIAEDVEGEALATLVVNKLRGGLKIAAVKAPGFGDRRKAMLQDIAILTGGQVISEDLGMKLENVTIDMLGTAKKITINKDTTTIVDGAGEKSEIEARVSQIRQQIEETTSDYDKEKLQERVAKLAGGVAVIRVGGMSEIEVKERKDRVDDALNATRAAVQEGVVVGGGVALLQGGKALDGIKGENSDQEAGVAIVRRALEAPMRQIAENAGVDGAVVAGKIRESNDKAFGFNAQTEEYGDMFKFGVIDPAKVVRTALEDAASVAGLLITTEAMIAEKPEPKGQGGGGMPDMGGMGGMGGMM; this comes from the coding sequence ATGGCTGGTAAAGAAGTCAAATTTGGCACCGACGCCCGCGACCGGATGCTGAAAGGCGTCAACGTCCTGGCGGACGCCGTCAAGGTCACGCTTGGCCCCAAGGGCCGCAACGTCGTCATCGACAAATCCTTCGGCGCGCCGCGCATTACCAAGGACGGCGTCACCGTCGCCAAGGAGATCGAGCTGTCCGACAAGTTCGAGAACATGGGCGCGCAGATGGTCCGCGAAGTCGCGGCCCGCACCAATGACGAGGCCGGCGACGGCACCACCACCGCGACGGTTCTGGCCCAGTCCATCGTCAAGGAAGGCATGAAGGCCGTCGCCGCCGGCATGAACCCGATGGACCTCAAGCGCGGTATCGACCTGGCCACCACCAAGGTCGTCGAGGCGATCAAGGCCGCCTCGCGCCCGGTGAACGACAGCGACGAAGTCGCGCAGGTCGGCACCATCTCGGCCAACGGCGAAGCCTCGATCGGCCGTCAGATCGCCGACGCGATGCAGAAGGTCGGCAACGAGGGTGTGATCACCGTCGAAGAGAACAAGGGGATGGAAACCGAGGTCGAGGTCGTCGAAGGCATGCAGTTCGACCGCGGCTATCTGTCGCCCTATTTCGTGACCAACCCCGACAAGATGGTCGCGGATCTGGAAGACTGCTACATCCTGCTGCACGAAAAGAAACTGTCGTCGCTGCAGCCCATGGTTCCGCTGCTGGAATCGGTGATCCAGTCGCAGAAACCGCTGCTGATCATCGCCGAGGATGTCGAGGGCGAGGCGCTGGCCACGCTGGTCGTCAACAAGCTGCGCGGCGGTCTGAAGATCGCGGCCGTCAAGGCACCCGGCTTCGGCGATCGCCGCAAGGCGATGCTGCAGGACATCGCGATCCTGACCGGCGGTCAGGTCATCAGCGAAGATCTGGGCATGAAGCTGGAAAACGTGACCATCGACATGCTGGGCACGGCCAAGAAGATCACGATCAACAAGGACACCACCACCATCGTCGACGGCGCCGGTGAGAAGTCCGAGATCGAGGCCCGCGTCAGCCAGATCCGCCAGCAGATCGAGGAAACCACCTCGGACTATGACAAGGAAAAGCTGCAGGAACGCGTGGCCAAGCTGGCCGGCGGCGTCGCGGTCATCCGCGTCGGCGGGATGAGCGAAATCGAGGTCAAAGAGCGCAAGGACCGCGTCGATGACGCGCTGAACGCGACCCGCGCGGCGGTTCAGGAAGGCGTGGTCGTCGGCGGCGGCGTCGCGCTGCTTCAGGGCGGCAAGGCGCTGGACGGCATCAAGGGCGAGAACTCGGACCAGGAAGCCGGCGTCGCCATCGTGCGCCGCGCGCTGGAGGCTCCGATGCGCCAGATCGCCGAGAATGCCGGCGTTGACGGTGCGGTGGTCGCGGGCAAGATCCGCGAATCGAACGACAAGGCGTTCGGCTTCAACGCGCAGACCGAAGAATATGGCGACATGTTCAAGTTCGGCGTCATCGACCCGGCCAAGGTCGTGCGCACCGCGCTGGAAGACGCGGCCTCGGTCGCCGGTCTGCTGATCACCACCGAAGCCATGATCGCCGAAAAGCCCGAGCCGAAGGGCCAGGGCGGCGGCGGCATGCCCGACATGGGCGGCATGGGTGGCATGGGCGGCATGATGTAA
- a CDS encoding chromosomal replication initiator DnaA, which yields MSRQLTLDLTTPPAHARVDFLPAPANADALAVLDAPQDWPQGRMLLIGPEGSGKTHMAAFWAAENGARRITAAALRPEAADLLAAESGALVVEDADRAGRAALAEQALFHLWNLCGARDCLLLLTARTAPRDWGLVLPDLRSRMDAMPQVRLGPPDEALMAAVLVKLFADRQLIVPAGLIDWLVIRMDRDLGQARRLVAAIDRAAMARQGPVTRRIAADLLDKLPRPDA from the coding sequence TTGTCGCGCCAGCTGACCCTGGACCTGACCACGCCGCCGGCCCATGCGCGGGTCGATTTCCTGCCCGCCCCCGCCAATGCCGACGCGCTGGCCGTGCTGGACGCGCCGCAGGACTGGCCGCAGGGGCGGATGCTGCTGATCGGCCCCGAGGGGTCGGGCAAGACCCACATGGCCGCCTTCTGGGCGGCCGAGAATGGCGCGCGCCGCATCACGGCCGCCGCGCTGCGCCCCGAGGCCGCCGATCTGCTGGCCGCCGAGAGCGGCGCGCTGGTGGTCGAGGATGCCGACCGCGCCGGCCGCGCGGCGCTGGCCGAACAGGCGCTGTTCCATCTGTGGAATCTGTGCGGGGCGCGCGATTGCCTGCTGCTGCTGACCGCGCGCACCGCGCCGCGCGACTGGGGGCTGGTGCTGCCCGATCTGCGCTCGCGCATGGATGCGATGCCGCAGGTCCGGCTGGGACCGCCCGACGAGGCGCTGATGGCCGCGGTGCTGGTCAAGCTGTTCGCGGATCGCCAGCTGATCGTGCCCGCCGGGCTGATCGACTGGCTGGTGATCCGGATGGACCGCGATCTGGGTCAGGCGCGCCGGCTGGTGGCCGCGATCGACCGCGCGGCGATGGCACGGCAAGGCCCCGTCACCCGCCGCATCGCCGCCGATCTGCTGGACAAGCTGCCGCGTCCCGACGCATGA
- a CDS encoding AI-2E family transporter — MSVRKQVIWWGAASALLLVTMWLLGQAILPFILGAGVAYLLDPVADRLERAGLSRTMAVVVITFGCVLILAAVILLIVPLLIRQATALIATAPEMFEQARSFVVARFPDLLPEGGTFSTAMTDLGKAMGDQWSNVAQTIMSSLGGVISAVAILVIVPVVAFYLLLDWDRMVAEIDRLLPREHAPVLRRLAAEIDAALSGFVRGQGLVILILGTWYSIALMLVGLPFGFFIGISAAALSFIPYVGVLIGGITAIGVALFSFWGEPLWIGAVVAIFALGQVVEGNYLQPKIVGGHVGLHPVWLLLALSVFGALFGFVGLVAAVPMAAALGVLARFAIERYRQSALYTGRTPPAEAGPPILVELAPRGTVARELLQARLQADESRGRAEIQTMQEDLQRRKD, encoded by the coding sequence ATGTCGGTGCGCAAGCAAGTGATCTGGTGGGGCGCCGCCTCGGCGCTGCTGCTGGTCACGATGTGGCTGCTGGGGCAGGCGATCCTGCCCTTCATCCTGGGCGCGGGCGTCGCCTATCTGCTGGACCCGGTTGCCGACCGGCTTGAACGGGCGGGACTGTCGCGGACCATGGCGGTGGTGGTCATCACCTTCGGCTGCGTTCTGATCCTTGCCGCGGTGATCCTGCTGATCGTGCCCTTGCTGATTCGGCAGGCCACGGCGCTGATCGCCACCGCGCCCGAGATGTTCGAACAGGCCCGCAGCTTTGTCGTCGCGCGTTTTCCCGACCTGCTGCCCGAAGGCGGCACGTTCAGCACCGCCATGACCGATCTGGGCAAGGCCATGGGCGATCAGTGGAGCAACGTGGCTCAGACGATCATGAGTTCGCTGGGCGGCGTCATCAGCGCGGTGGCCATTCTGGTGATCGTGCCGGTGGTGGCGTTCTACCTGCTGCTGGACTGGGACCGGATGGTGGCCGAGATCGACCGGCTGCTGCCGCGCGAACACGCGCCGGTGCTGCGCCGGCTGGCGGCCGAGATCGACGCGGCGCTGTCGGGTTTCGTGCGCGGGCAGGGGCTGGTGATCCTGATCCTGGGGACGTGGTATTCGATCGCGCTGATGCTGGTCGGGCTGCCCTTTGGCTTTTTCATCGGCATCAGCGCGGCGGCGCTGTCGTTCATCCCCTATGTCGGGGTTCTGATCGGCGGCATCACGGCCATCGGCGTCGCGCTGTTCAGTTTCTGGGGCGAGCCGCTGTGGATCGGCGCGGTGGTGGCCATCTTCGCCCTGGGCCAGGTGGTCGAGGGAAATTACTTGCAACCCAAGATCGTCGGCGGTCATGTCGGGCTGCATCCGGTCTGGCTGTTGCTGGCGCTGTCGGTGTTCGGGGCGCTGTTCGGCTTTGTCGGGCTGGTCGCGGCGGTGCCGATGGCGGCGGCGCTGGGGGTGCTGGCGCGGTTCGCCATCGAACGCTATCGCCAAAGCGCGCTGTATACCGGGCGCACGCCGCCGGCCGAGGCGGGACCGCCGATCCTGGTCGAACTGGCGCCGCGCGGAACCGTCGCGCGCGAATTGCTGCAGGCGCGGTTGCAGGCCGATGAAAGCCGCGGCCGGGCCGAGATCCAGACGATGCAGGAAGACCTGCAACGCCGGAAGGATTAG
- the proS gene encoding proline--tRNA ligase, protein MRLSRYFLPVLKEDPKEAQIVSHRLMLRAGMIKQQTAGIYSWLPLGYRVLRRIERIVHEEQQRAGHIPLLMPTLQPADLWRESGRYDDYGEEMLRITDRHKRDLLFGPTNEEMITDIFRAHVNSYKDLPLTLYHIQWKFRDEIRPRFGVMRGREFLMKDGYTFDLTREDALHAYNRHLVSYLRTYERMGLQAVPMRADSGPIGGDDTHEFLVLAETGESEVFYDSQITDLTFGDRQIDYDSHEECQAVMDEFTSRYARTDETHDPALFDQIPQDRRRIARGIEVGQIFYFGTKYSEPMGATVVGPDGARVPVHMGSHGIGVSRLVGAIIEASHDDRGIIWPEGVTPFHVAIVNLKQGDGSTDSACEAIYDQLRASGLDPLYDDRDERAGAKFATADLIGLPWRITVGPRGLANNRVELTSRRTGESEELSPRDAVARIAEIYRPVLAAGLPTP, encoded by the coding sequence ATGCGTCTGTCGCGCTATTTCCTGCCTGTCCTGAAAGAGGACCCCAAAGAAGCCCAGATCGTCAGCCACCGGCTGATGCTGCGGGCGGGGATGATCAAGCAGCAAACCGCCGGCATCTATTCCTGGCTGCCGCTGGGCTACCGGGTGCTGCGCCGGATCGAACGGATCGTGCACGAGGAACAGCAGCGCGCCGGCCACATCCCCCTGCTGATGCCGACGCTGCAACCGGCCGATCTGTGGCGCGAGTCGGGCCGTTACGACGATTACGGAGAGGAGATGCTGCGCATCACCGACCGGCACAAGCGCGACCTGCTGTTCGGCCCCACCAACGAAGAGATGATCACCGACATCTTCCGCGCGCATGTGAACAGCTACAAGGATCTGCCGCTGACGCTGTATCACATCCAGTGGAAGTTCCGCGACGAGATCCGGCCCCGTTTCGGCGTCATGCGCGGGCGCGAGTTCCTGATGAAGGACGGCTATACGTTCGATCTGACGCGCGAGGATGCGCTGCACGCCTATAACCGCCATCTGGTCAGCTATCTGCGGACCTATGAACGGATGGGGTTGCAGGCCGTCCCGATGCGTGCCGACAGCGGGCCCATCGGCGGCGACGACACGCATGAATTCCTGGTGCTGGCCGAGACCGGCGAATCCGAGGTGTTCTATGACAGCCAGATCACCGACCTGACCTTCGGCGACCGGCAGATCGACTATGACAGCCACGAGGAATGTCAGGCGGTGATGGACGAATTCACCAGCCGCTATGCCCGCACCGACGAGACGCACGATCCGGCGCTGTTCGACCAGATCCCGCAGGATCGGCGCCGCATCGCGCGCGGGATCGAGGTCGGGCAGATCTTCTATTTCGGCACCAAATATTCCGAACCGATGGGCGCGACCGTGGTCGGCCCCGACGGGGCGCGCGTGCCGGTGCATATGGGCAGCCACGGCATCGGCGTCTCGCGCCTGGTGGGTGCCATCATCGAGGCCAGCCACGACGATCGCGGCATCATCTGGCCCGAAGGCGTGACCCCGTTCCACGTCGCGATCGTCAATCTCAAGCAGGGCGACGGCTCGACCGACAGCGCCTGCGAAGCGATCTATGACCAGCTGCGCGCATCCGGGCTGGACCCGCTTTACGACGACCGCGACGAACGCGCCGGGGCCAAATTCGCCACCGCCGACCTGATCGGCCTTCCGTGGCGGATCACCGTGGGCCCGCGCGGTCTGGCCAACAACCGGGTCGAACTGACCAGCCGCCGCACCGGCGAAAGCGAGGAACTGTCGCCCCGGGACGCCGTGGCGCGGATCGCCGAGATCTATCGGCCGGTGCTGGCGGCGGGGCTGCCGACGCCATGA